TGATTTTAATTCAATAAAATCAAAAGATGTTGAAACATTAAGATTAACCTATTTATACAAAGGAGATAAAAAACATTCAAATCTCATTCCTTTAATTATTTATACAAAAGCATCAGATATAGATTTACCTTTTGAATTTAGAAAATCAAAAGAAATGTCCTATTTGTTAGAAATGCAGAATGTAGATTTTCGAGAAAAATACTTCTTGAATGAAAGGCTAGTTCAATTACACAATCATAGAGAATTTGAAAGAGTATTAGATGAACGACTTAAACTTATTGAGGTTAAGGAAAGAGAATTTGTGGAAGATTTAGGATTAACTTATATTGATTTAATAAGTTAAGATACCAACGCTTAAAGCCATACACATTAGCAATTCGCTATAGCCAACGCTACGCCAAAAATTGCAAAAGAGTATGGCTTTGCCAACGCTACAAACAGAACGGAAAATAAAGTACGAAAACACAACAACGTATATAAAAAATAGCGGTTTTAGTGCTTAAACGAAAGATAAATAATAAAATAAAGGTCAGTTATAAACCGAAAAATTAGTGCTTAAAAATCCGCTACTTTTCATATACAAGACCGTTAGCAACTATTAGAAAAAACCAAATCTTGAAATTAAAATGGAGGAATTTGAATTAAAAGGACAAGATGGTTGGATAAGAATGTGGATTAATGAAGTGTTTGAATTCCCGAACAAAACAAGTCATTTTGGTGGCTACGACTGCATATTAGGAATTGAAATAAAAACCGGAAATTATAACGTGAAAAGCCAATTCTACTCAACCACTGGGGAACTGTTTGATTTTAGAAATAAATTCAAAATATGCCAAGCTGAACTGAATGGAGTTGCAGAGTTTAACTCTTATGAAAGCAATCTGGAATTGACAGTAAAATACTCGCAAGGCAAGGTCAATATTTGGGGGAAATTCCAAGAAAATTTAGCGATTGATAATATTTTGGAATTCGATTTTAATACAGACCAATCTTATTTGCAGAGTACGGAAAATGAATTGAATAGAATTGTTGAAAAGTACGGAGGAATGAAAGGAGTAGCGGAAAAATAACAGTTGCTAACAACGTATATAGCTCATAGCTGGGCAGTTGCCTAATCGAAGTTAAGGCATATTTGCAAGTCCGCCAAATTTTTTAATTTGGCTTATTGAGAAAAAAAGGTAATAAGAAAAATTTAAAAATTCGGCTCGTGCTCAACCGAAAAGTTATCGCTAATTTGTACGCTACGAGCCATATACAAAACCGTTGTGGCGCATTAAAAAAACTATGGATATACTTTTTACAGATGATAAATATGATGACATAATCCACGGCGACGGAGGATTGTCAGATAAAAACATTAAAGAAATCGAGGGATTTTTAGAGCTTGGAAAAATTGACAAAACCAAGGAAGTAAATATTGGTCCCGGTGCTGATTTATTTGTCATTCTAGCATCTATAAGCTTAGTTGTAAATATTTTCTTAGTAGGAGATAAAATTGAAAAAGGGATTGCAGGTTGGATTAAACTCGGTAAAAGAATTAAAAATCTCTGGAAGACTAAGAAATTAGTTTCAGTTGATAAAGACGGGGCTAGCCTATTAGCAATTGAATACATAGCTAGTCTAGAAAATATAGAAAATTTTGAAAAAGTTGACGAACATGAAATAAATATTGTGAGATTAGATGGACTATTTCCAGGACGAAAACCTGATGAATTGATTTCTAAACCACACAACTATTATATTCAGACTTATATTATCAACGTTGAAAAATTTTATATTATCGGGATTAAATCAAGCGGAGAAGTAGAATTAATTAAATGTTTTGAATTTGGAAACCCATATGGATTGACTGAATTAAACCCTGAAAAATAACGCGCCACAACACCGCATATAATACAGCGGTCACATTCGGCTATCATTAAAATTCCCTAACTTTATAGAAAATTTAATACAGCGGATAAATCCGTAACAGCGGCGCCACTGCCCACGGCTGATTCGCACGCTGCGCTGCCGACGCTCAGCCGATGCAGCCGCCCAAGACCCGCCGTATCATATGCAAACCCGTTGTACGCAAGCTGAGAAACGTACTCAGAAATTGAAAAATTGATGAAATAATGAATAAAAAAGAAATCGCAAGGCTATATATTACTCACCTTGAAAATGGAAATATTGAACAAGTTATCGCTTTATTCAATCAGAATGGAATGGTTGACTCACCACTATACGGAATAAAAAAAGCAGATGAATTTTATCATGAATTGAATAACGATACTTCAAATTCTGAACTTTATTTAAAAGGAATTTTTGAAGATAATGACTCAAGTGATTTAGCTCTTTATTTCACCTATAAATGGACTTTAAAGAATAATCAAAAAGTGGAATTTGATGTAGTAGACATTATTGAATTTGATAATCAAAACAAGATTAGTAAACTAAAAATTATATATGATACTGTTACTGCTAGGAAACTAGTGGAGCAATTATAAAAGAAAGCCTGCGTACAACACCGCATATAATACAGCGGGTCTGATGGTTAAGTGAATTATATTTCCTACAAATAATTGTAAATTAGTCCATCGGATAAAACCGATAGGCGGCGCCACTGCCCTGCCGACGCTACAGCCAGATGCTACGCCACGTTGCTACTCCGCATCTACGCTCTGCCGAAGCAGCCGCTCATTACCCGCCGTATCATATGCAAAACCGTTGTGCAAAAGTTGAATGAAAAATATCCTTCTATTATCGCTGATTTTATTACTTCTCATTTCCTGTTCTGATAATCGGATTGAAAAAGGTCGCTATGTCGTTTTGGAATATGAGCAAAATACAATGAATTGGATATTTGAAGAAGGTGTACCAACTGAACTTAGTGAAAAAGAGTTAAATGAGATTGAAAAAATAATTGAACCGAAAATTTCAAATTTACTATCTCGTAGGAAATACTATAGGCAATATGTTCCTGTCATCAATATTGATGGTGATAAACAAATTTGGATTAATTTTCTCTGTGGTAATCCGGAAAACGATCGATGGAAAACTAAGCCAATGTATGTCCTTGATGGTGGCAGTTGCTTTTTTCAAATCAAAGTAGATTTGTCAAACCATTTATTCTACGATTTTTGGATTAATGGAATTGCCGAAGTCCAACCATTGCACAACAACGCATATAATACAGCGTTCACATTCGGCTTTAATTAAATTTCCTAACTTTATAAAAAATTGATACATCGGATAAAACCGATAGGCGGCGCCACTGCCCTGCCGACGCTACCGCCAAATGCTACGCCACGTTGCTACTCCGCATTTACACATAGCCGAAGCAGCCGCTCATGCCCCGCCGTATCATATGCAAAACCGTTGTGCGCAAGCTGAGAAAACCGATGAACGAAATAAAAACCGACATAAAAATTGGACAACAGATTTTTGAAAATGTTCCTGAAATTGTACGTCCAAATTGGGCAGGATTGGTTTTATCTCGATTTGACAGATATTTAGAAAAAATTCCTGTTGAGATTTTAGAACTTTATGACATTATTGATGAAAAACAAAAATGGAAACTTGCTCACGACCAATTCACCAAAATCAGAATGCTGAATTTATCGAATACTGACAAAGATTTTGAATTGTATTTGAGATTGGCTGAAAGAGTTGCTAAAATCACTTATAACTCTTCTGAACAATCAGCACCATTTGACGCAAATAGCGGATTTGCCATTCCTATGTTTGCTTTGCAATACTGTGATTTAATTGATGATGAGCATTTACATCAAGAAGTAAAATCTACAATTCTAATTTTTCAACGAAACAAAGGATTTAAAAATAGCATAACCGCAACGACCGATTTAATAGTTTACAAGAAAATTGATGATATTCTTTGGATTGATTGGGACCCAATTGGAGTTAATGACGTTGCGCCAAGAGATGAATATCAAGGTTACGTTCCAGAAATATTCCGACTGAAAAAAAACGGAGCTGACAGGATTGAAATCGCGAAAAAGTTGTTAGATATTGAAAGAAATCAAATTGGAATGTTGGGAACGTTAGACGAATGTTTAATAGTAGCTGATAAAATAATTGAAGCGTAGAAAGCCAGCGCACAACACGGTGTATAAAACATAGCTAATAAGTGCTTAACCGAAAGGTTTCTGTATATTTATGAAGTCCGCCAAATTTTTAATTTGGCTTTTAAAATGAAAAAAAGTTAAAAACAAAATATAAAAATTCGGCTCTGTGTTAATCCGAAAAGTTAGTGTCTATTTGCACGCTACGTTTCATACACAAGTCCGTTATGCGTCATTTTAATACAAAAAAAGAAAATGCCTAAAATATTAATTACAGGAAATGGTTTCGATTTAAATTTTGGGTTACCAACTTCGTATGATGATTTTATTAAAATATTGAATTTCATTTCCTCCAATGAGATAGATTTTGAAAATATTTATTCAAAAACAAAGAATTACGAAAAACTATTAGAAAATTTTTCCCCACATATTTTTGATGATGAAAAAATAGAAGTGCTGAGAACGGATATTTCTAAAAATCTTTGGTTCAATTTTTTTAAAAATGAATATGAAATTGATACTTGGATTGATTTTGAGAATAAAATTGAATATGTATTAAAAATCTTATTTCATTCATTAGATTATATTAAAGAAAAAGTGTTTTCAAAAGGTTCTATTAAAGTTAATCAACTAAGTTATGATACTAGTCTTTTTGGGAAAAATATCGAAATAGTACAAGTAATGGCTAAATTCGGTATAATAACGTTACGTAATAATTCTCAGCTCGGATTAAACAAAGAATACCTAGAGGAAAAATATGGATTATTTATTAATGTAGATTTAGGTAAAATAACAAGAATGCTTTATCAGGAACTTGTTGGTTTTAAAAAAATTTTCAATTATTTTTTTGAAATCTTTGTCTTTCCTTTTTATAGCAATCTAAAGAAAAAAACTGATACCAGCATTTATAAAAATATAGATAAACATTATACATTCAACTATACTCCAACTTTTGATAAAATTTATCATAATTCAAATATTACTAATTTCTTACACGGTAAGGTAGATTCCGACTTAAATAAAATAGTTTTAGGAATTAGTGAGATTCCTAAGAATAATGTTGACAATAAATATTTTATCCCTTTTACTAAATATTTTCAAAAGCTGAACAACGATACGGATTATATTTTTATTAATGAATATGAGAAAAGCTATTCGGAAAATTTCATGTTTTTCTTTATGGGACATTCCTTAGATAAATCGGATGCTGAATATATTAATGAAGTATTTGATTTTGTAAATAATTTGAAGTCAAATATTAAGAAAATTATAGTCATATATCATAATGAAACCAGCAAATCGAATTTAATAATTAATCTTTTGGATATAAGGGGAAAGGACGATATTCAATATCTCATGAAAAATAATATTCTCGAATTTCATATGATTGATTCGAGTGAACTGAAAACTGAATTGTTAAAAAATATTTCAAGAACACCAGTAATTAACCCAGGAGTGTATTAAAACGTCGCATAACAACGCATATAATACAGCGGTCAGATGGTTAAGTGAATTGTAATTCTTACAATTAATTGTAAATTAGTCCATCGGATAAAACCGATAGGCGGCGCCACTGCCCTGCCGACGCTAAAGCCAGATGCTACGCCACGTTGCTACTCCGCATCTACGCTCTGCCGAATCAGCCGCTCATGCCCCGCCGTATCATATGCAAGACCGTTATGTGTAAGTAATGAACAATATCAATGATTAAAGAATTTATATTAAAAAAATCTCCTCTCCTCAAAATAGTGCTCAGAGAAACAGAATTCGAAATAATCAATCAACAATATAAAAAAGAAGGCGGAATGTTTGAATATTCAAAATTGTACAACATCGAATTTAGAGAAGAAAGCATTGACCATTCAGGTTCACTTATGATTTTCATTATGAGTCTTTTTTTACCTAAAGCAACAAGAACTGCTAAATTTAGAGAAAGGTTAATAATGAATTACGATAAAAAACAAAAGAAAGTAATACTATTTGACTTTGACAAACAGGAAACCCAAGACGCTTTAAAAGAGATAAGAAAACTGATGGATAAAAAATATCTACAATCACAATTGAGATAAACCTACACATAACACCGCATATAATACAGCGGTCACATTCGGCTTAAATTAAATTCCCTAAATTTATAGAAAATTTGGTACAGCGGATAATTACGTAGTGGCGGCGCCTCTGCCCTACGCTGATTCGCACGCTGGCGCTTCCCACTTTCGCTGACGCAAAATGTTGGCACTGCCGAAGCTGCCGCTCAAGACCCGCCGTATCATATGCAAACCCGTTACCTGCAATTAAAACAAACATCCTGCAAACAATATAAATGGGACTATTTAATAAAATATTTGGAAAAAGTAATACGATAAAAGTCCAATTCATTGATTCGTCAAATGGAAACGTAATTGGAGTTTCAGAAATGCCACCAGAACAACTTCCTGAAACGTTTGAAATTCAAACAACAATGCACTTAAATGATGAAGATTGGTCAATTCAAGAAGCAATTCCTGCACACTCAAAAGAATTCCTTCAGTCAAAGAACTTAACATTAAAAATGAGAAAAGTGGAAAAAATGAACCCGAACGATATTTGGTTCACCACACCTACCATATCCAACGAATTTCCACAGACCGAACCAAAAACTAAGGAATCTGACTTTGACATTAACATTCACGAAGATGATTACAGACAAAAGGAGTTTTTGAATATCAACTCGCTTCCCAAAATAGAAGAAGAATTAAAGGCTATCAATGAGATTTGGGAAAATCATTCTAAAAAGAGTGAAGAATACACATTGTTCAAAAATTGCCACACAAGAAAAACGATTGGGTTGGCTAACTTATCAATCGA
This Rasiella rasia DNA region includes the following protein-coding sequences:
- a CDS encoding WapI family immunity protein, whose translation is MEEFELKGQDGWIRMWINEVFEFPNKTSHFGGYDCILGIEIKTGNYNVKSQFYSTTGELFDFRNKFKICQAELNGVAEFNSYESNLELTVKYSQGKVNIWGKFQENLAIDNILEFDFNTDQSYLQSTENELNRIVEKYGGMKGVAEK
- a CDS encoding AbiH family protein, which produces MPKILITGNGFDLNFGLPTSYDDFIKILNFISSNEIDFENIYSKTKNYEKLLENFSPHIFDDEKIEVLRTDISKNLWFNFFKNEYEIDTWIDFENKIEYVLKILFHSLDYIKEKVFSKGSIKVNQLSYDTSLFGKNIEIVQVMAKFGIITLRNNSQLGLNKEYLEEKYGLFINVDLGKITRMLYQELVGFKKIFNYFFEIFVFPFYSNLKKKTDTSIYKNIDKHYTFNYTPTFDKIYHNSNITNFLHGKVDSDLNKIVLGISEIPKNNVDNKYFIPFTKYFQKLNNDTDYIFINEYEKSYSENFMFFFMGHSLDKSDAEYINEVFDFVNNLKSNIKKIIVIYHNETSKSNLIINLLDIRGKDDIQYLMKNNILEFHMIDSSELKTELLKNISRTPVINPGVY
- a CDS encoding nuclear transport factor 2 family protein — encoded protein: MNKKEIARLYITHLENGNIEQVIALFNQNGMVDSPLYGIKKADEFYHELNNDTSNSELYLKGIFEDNDSSDLALYFTYKWTLKNNQKVEFDVVDIIEFDNQNKISKLKIIYDTVTARKLVEQL